The sequence ACCACCGCCGCGCCTATACCGACCACGAATCCCATGTACGGCACGATGCTGGCAAGCCCAGCCAGCACGCCGATCAGCAGCCCAAGCTCGACGCCGACCAGCATGAGCCCGGCAGAATAGACCACGGCCAGCGCCAGCATCACCAACAGCTGTCCGCGGAGAAACGCGCCAATGACCTCGTGACACTCGCGCATCAAAGCCATCACCGTCTCCTCCCGGCGCCGCGGCAACAGCGCCCGCAACTTGGCCATGATCAGATCCCAATCGCGCAGCAAGTAGAAGCACACAACCGGTACCAGAAAGAGATTCGCTAACCATGCCAGCAGCGCAATACCCGAGGCGGTAGCCTGGCTGAGAATGATCGCGACCACGTCCTTGGTGCTGCCTATATTCGCGGAAAACGCACTCTTGAGCTGATCGAAACGCCAGAAGTCCTCCTCCAGACCAAACTGCATCTGCACCCAGGGCAGCGCGGTAGCCTGAAGCCAATCGAGCCCCAGCGGTGCCAGCTGATAAAGATGCATCAACTGCTTGCCCAGCATCGGCACCAATACCAGCAGCATCAACAGACAAAGCAGCAGGAACAGCGCAAACACCAGGATCACGCCCCAGGTGCGCGAGAGCTTCCAGCGCTCCAGCCTGTCGACCAGCGGATCACCCAGGTAGGCCAGCAGAATCCCCACCAGAAAGGGTGAGAGGATCGGCGACAGCTGGTAAACCAGCCAGCCGAGCAGCAAGAGCGCCGCCAGCCAAAGCCAGCGGCTGGTGGGGGTGATGGTCATGGTCAGTACGCCTTGTTCCGTTGATCGAGGCCGAAGGGGCTCGGCAGACGAGAGAGAAGAAGCAGGTGCCGCCCGGACTCGGCACCTGTCCGCTGGCCGCCTGAAGCAGCCGGGTTTCTCTTACCAGCGAAAACGCAGCACCTCGCCTTGGTCTTCCGGCGGCGATGGTAGCTCGGCGGGCCGCCCCGGTTCTTCGACGGGCGTCTCGGCATCGATCGGCTGGGCGCCGTTATCAGCCGCGGCACCAACCGGCGGCACCTCGGTTTCAGTCGGGCGCTCATCGACCTCGTCAGCTGGCACTTCCTGCAGACGTGCCAAGGCGAGTTGTGCCCGAAGTTGCTCGGGGCTGGCATTGAGGCGATACACCAGGCGATCGCTATCGACCCGCTGCAAGCGGGCGTTGAACGGCTCGAGCAGGCGATCCAGCTCGGCAAAACGCTCGACATCGGCGCCCAGCACTTCGAGCGTGATTTCCGAGACCGCTCCCGGGGCGACACGGTATTGCGGTGCCAGGAAAGTACTGACGGCCAGCAATATCTCATCGGCCACGGCGGCGCGCGTGCCACCGCTCGCCTTGCCCTGGGTCTGCTTGTCGCCAAGCCAGAAATGCCAGTTCGCCTGCCAGCTGTCGTCGGAGTGCTTTGCCAGCACGGCGAGCAGGCCATCGGCATCGTAGCGCTCGGAAACGTCGCGAAGCGCCCGAGGCTCGTCTGCCGCAACCGCTTCAGCAGTGGCGGCGATCTGCTCGCCAAGATCGGCCAGCGGCAAACGCAGCGGCAAACCACGATGCTGTGCGGCCGCCTGCAGCTCGGATGCGCCGTCCTGCGCATCACCGATCAGCTGCGAACCATCACTCGACTCCGTCAACCACCAGGTCAGAACGCTGGGACGATCGCCCCCCCACAACGACAACCCGGCGCTGCGCAGCGCGCGCTCGGTGGTGGTCGGGTCGAAGCTCACCACCACCGCACCGTCCTCGTAGGCATATCGGCTGATCAGTTGCTGTGGGTCCTTGCGTAGCTGCGCAACGGCAGCCTGATCCGTCTTGGGATCGCCGGTCAGACGCAACACCAAGGTATCGAACGCCTTGCGCAACGCCTCTTCGCGCTCCGCGGGCTGTTGGCTGGCAACCGGCTCACGCACTTTGTACAGGTCGCTGACAGGTGCCGCCAGGCTGTGAGCGGAAACCATGGCACAGCACAAAGCTATAACGCGGGGGATAAGGGGCATGCGGATACTCGCTGGCTGGCCAGTCATGGGAAGCCTACCGGTCGCTCGGCGGCGGCCGGATGCGGCAACGTGAACACGCGTTATACCTTAAACAGGCGCTTGAATCGGGGCAACCGCCGCACTTGCGCGTCACAGGCTCGACTCGACTCGCCGCTTTAGCCCACGGCAGCCGGATCGGGCGTGCGGGATGGTCGCTATGCGGCAAGCCTGATAAAATCGCGCGCTTTCCGCTGACCGGTCCGGCGCCCTCGCCATGTCGAGACAGCTGCCTCGTCCCACCGGTCGCCCCGCACTCTCCTCACAGGTCCGGATCTCTATGAGCAAGCAACCCTCCATCAGCTACAAGGACGCCGGTGTCGACATCGATGCAGGCGAAGCGCTGGTCGAACGCATCAAGGGCGTAGCCAAGCGCACTGCGCGTCCTGAAGTCATGGGCGGGCTGGGCGGCTTCGGCGCGCTCTGCGAAATCCCGGCGGGCTACAAACAGCCCGTGCTGGTATCCGGCACCGACGGCGTGGGCACCAAGCTGCGCCTGGCGCTGAACCTGAACAAGCATGACAGCATTGGCCAGGATCTGGTGGCCATGTGCGTCAACGACCTGGTGGTCTGCGGCGCCGAGCCGCTGTTCTTCCTCGACTACTACGCGACCGGCAAGCTCAATGTCGACATCGCCGCCACCGTGGTCACCGGCATCGGTGCCGGCTGCGAACTGGCAGGCTGCTCGCTGGTGGGCGGCGAGACGGCAGAGATGCCTGGCATGTACGAAGGGGAAGACTACGACCTGGCGGGCTTCTGTGTCGGCGTGGTGGAAAAGAGCGAGATCATCGACGGGACAACCGTGACCGCGGGCGATGCCCTGATCGCACTGCCCTCCTCCGGACCGCATTCCAACGGCTATTCGCTGATCCGCAAGATCATCGAAGTCGCCGGGGCTGACATCGAGAACACCCAGCTCGACGGCAAGCCGCTCACCGAACTGCTGATGGCGCCGACCCGCATCTACGTCAAGCCGCTGCTCAAGCTGATCAAGGACACCGGCGCGGTGAAGGCCATGGCACACATCACCGGTGGCGGCCTGCTGGACAACATTCCGCGGGTACTACCCGAGGGCAGCCAGGCGGTCATCGACGTCGCCAGCTGGCAGCGTCCGGCGGTCTTCGACTGGCTGCAGGAGCAAGGCAATGTCGAAGAGCACGAGATGCACCGTGTGCTGAACTGCGGCGTGGGCATGGTCATCTGCGTGGCCCAGGACCAGGTCGACACCGTGCTCGACAATCTGCGTGACGCCGGTGAACAACCATGGGTGATCGGTCAGATCGCGGCGGCCGGCGAAG comes from Stutzerimonas stutzeri and encodes:
- a CDS encoding AI-2E family transporter produces the protein MTITPTSRWLWLAALLLLGWLVYQLSPILSPFLVGILLAYLGDPLVDRLERWKLSRTWGVILVFALFLLLCLLMLLVLVPMLGKQLMHLYQLAPLGLDWLQATALPWVQMQFGLEEDFWRFDQLKSAFSANIGSTKDVVAIILSQATASGIALLAWLANLFLVPVVCFYLLRDWDLIMAKLRALLPRRREETVMALMRECHEVIGAFLRGQLLVMLALAVVYSAGLMLVGVELGLLIGVLAGLASIVPYMGFVVGIGAAVVAVLFQFGLEPYPLLGVAAVFTVGQMLEGMLLTPLLVGDRIGLHPVAVIFAVLAGGQLFGFTGVLLALPVAAVIMVLLRHVHDLYKLSDLYAEPPVDPPRQP
- a CDS encoding DUF2066 domain-containing protein, translating into MPLIPRVIALCCAMVSAHSLAAPVSDLYKVREPVASQQPAEREEALRKAFDTLVLRLTGDPKTDQAAVAQLRKDPQQLISRYAYEDGAVVVSFDPTTTERALRSAGLSLWGGDRPSVLTWWLTESSDGSQLIGDAQDGASELQAAAQHRGLPLRLPLADLGEQIAATAEAVAADEPRALRDVSERYDADGLLAVLAKHSDDSWQANWHFWLGDKQTQGKASGGTRAAVADEILLAVSTFLAPQYRVAPGAVSEITLEVLGADVERFAELDRLLEPFNARLQRVDSDRLVYRLNASPEQLRAQLALARLQEVPADEVDERPTETEVPPVGAAADNGAQPIDAETPVEEPGRPAELPSPPEDQGEVLRFRW
- the purM gene encoding phosphoribosylformylglycinamidine cyclo-ligase; the protein is MSKQPSISYKDAGVDIDAGEALVERIKGVAKRTARPEVMGGLGGFGALCEIPAGYKQPVLVSGTDGVGTKLRLALNLNKHDSIGQDLVAMCVNDLVVCGAEPLFFLDYYATGKLNVDIAATVVTGIGAGCELAGCSLVGGETAEMPGMYEGEDYDLAGFCVGVVEKSEIIDGTTVTAGDALIALPSSGPHSNGYSLIRKIIEVAGADIENTQLDGKPLTELLMAPTRIYVKPLLKLIKDTGAVKAMAHITGGGLLDNIPRVLPEGSQAVIDVASWQRPAVFDWLQEQGNVEEHEMHRVLNCGVGMVICVAQDQVDTVLDNLRDAGEQPWVIGQIAAAGEAAERVVLNNLKSH